One Ananas comosus cultivar F153 linkage group 1, ASM154086v1, whole genome shotgun sequence DNA window includes the following coding sequences:
- the LOC109708001 gene encoding uncharacterized protein LOC109708001 isoform X6, whose translation MLVNGARRSVLLCRFSPCSDPSTPPSPTCHQIPSPQRAWQRLLQVRQAGENLGTIISKAFPSSASATSTRDPSRLHGALSTLPFGSTPVWNWLGRTCRGYSDPEADSHISSTSTREAPRRARKTKRRKWRSYASCSISATSPLPSSAISNSQCLLQLANLYVVSWGIGEREGEAGTKEILALRDRIGLCYIDRSRAPSSSAET comes from the exons ATGCTCGTGAATGGTGCTCGTAGATCAG TATTACTCTGTAGATTCTCCCCATGCTCTGATCCCTCGACGCCGCCCTCTCCCACCTGCCACCAAATCCCTTCCCCCCAGCGAGCGTGGCAACGCCTTCTTCAAGTGCGCCAGGCTGGAGAAAATT taggAACAATTATCTCTAAGGCCTTCCCATCCTCGGCGAGTGCTACGAGCACAAGGGATCCATCGAGGCTGCACGGAGCACTTTCGACCCTGCCATTTGGATCGACGCCTGTTTGGAATTGGCTTGGCAGGACCTGCAGAGGCTATTCGGATCCAGAGGCAGACTCCCACATAAG TTCCACTTCCACGAGAGAAGCGCCGAGGAGAGCGAGGAAGACGAAGAGGCGAAAATGGCGCTCCTATGCTTCATGCTCGATCTCCGCAACATCCCCCCTCCCCTCTTCCGCGATCTCAAACAG CCAGTGTTTGCTGCAGCTCGCGAATCTCTACGTGGTGTCGTGGGGGAtaggggagagggagggggaggcggGTACGAAGGAGATTCTCGCCCTACGAGATCGGATAGGTTTGTGCTACATTGACAGAAGCAGGGCCCCTTCGTCCTCCGCCGAG ACGTAA
- the LOC109708001 gene encoding uncharacterized protein LOC109708001 isoform X8, with protein sequence MLVNGARRSVLLCRFSPCSDPSTPPSPTCHQIPSPQRAWQRLLQVRQAGENLGTIISKAFPSSASATSTRDPSRLHGALSTLPFGSTPVWNWLGRTCRGYSDPEADSHIRCDSGDILCGYSQFS encoded by the exons ATGCTCGTGAATGGTGCTCGTAGATCAG TATTACTCTGTAGATTCTCCCCATGCTCTGATCCCTCGACGCCGCCCTCTCCCACCTGCCACCAAATCCCTTCCCCCCAGCGAGCGTGGCAACGCCTTCTTCAAGTGCGCCAGGCTGGAGAAAATT taggAACAATTATCTCTAAGGCCTTCCCATCCTCGGCGAGTGCTACGAGCACAAGGGATCCATCGAGGCTGCACGGAGCACTTTCGACCCTGCCATTTGGATCGACGCCTGTTTGGAATTGGCTTGGCAGGACCTGCAGAGGCTATTCGGATCCAGAGGCAGACTCCCACATAAG GTGTGATAGTGGGGACATCCTATGTGGTTACTCCCAGTTCTCATGA
- the LOC109708001 gene encoding uncharacterized protein LOC109708001 isoform X5, whose translation MLVNGARRSVLLCRFSPCSDPSTPPSPTCHQIPSPQRAWQRLLQVRQAGENLGTIISKAFPSSASATSTRDPSRLHGALSTLPFGSTPVWNWLGRTCRGYSDPEADSHISSTSTREAPRRARKTKRRKWRSYASCSISATSPLPSSAISNSQCLLQLANLYVVSWGIGEREGEAGTKEILALRDRIGLCYIDRSRAPSSSAESR comes from the exons ATGCTCGTGAATGGTGCTCGTAGATCAG TATTACTCTGTAGATTCTCCCCATGCTCTGATCCCTCGACGCCGCCCTCTCCCACCTGCCACCAAATCCCTTCCCCCCAGCGAGCGTGGCAACGCCTTCTTCAAGTGCGCCAGGCTGGAGAAAATT taggAACAATTATCTCTAAGGCCTTCCCATCCTCGGCGAGTGCTACGAGCACAAGGGATCCATCGAGGCTGCACGGAGCACTTTCGACCCTGCCATTTGGATCGACGCCTGTTTGGAATTGGCTTGGCAGGACCTGCAGAGGCTATTCGGATCCAGAGGCAGACTCCCACATAAG TTCCACTTCCACGAGAGAAGCGCCGAGGAGAGCGAGGAAGACGAAGAGGCGAAAATGGCGCTCCTATGCTTCATGCTCGATCTCCGCAACATCCCCCCTCCCCTCTTCCGCGATCTCAAACAG CCAGTGTTTGCTGCAGCTCGCGAATCTCTACGTGGTGTCGTGGGGGAtaggggagagggagggggaggcggGTACGAAGGAGATTCTCGCCCTACGAGATCGGATAGGTTTGTGCTACATTGACAGAAGCAGGGCCCCTTCGTCCTCCGCCGAG AGTCGCTGA
- the LOC109708001 gene encoding uncharacterized protein LOC109708001 isoform X7 has translation MLVNGARRSVLLCRFSPCSDPSTPPSPTCHQIPSPQRAWQRLLQVRQAGENLGTIISKAFPSSASATSTRDPSRLHGALSTLPFGSTPVWNWLGRTCRGYSDPEADSHISSTSTREAPRRARKTKRRKWRSYASCSISATSPLPSSAISNSQCLLQLANLYVVSWGIGEREGEAGTKEILALRDRIGLCYIDRSRAPSSSAEV, from the exons ATGCTCGTGAATGGTGCTCGTAGATCAG TATTACTCTGTAGATTCTCCCCATGCTCTGATCCCTCGACGCCGCCCTCTCCCACCTGCCACCAAATCCCTTCCCCCCAGCGAGCGTGGCAACGCCTTCTTCAAGTGCGCCAGGCTGGAGAAAATT taggAACAATTATCTCTAAGGCCTTCCCATCCTCGGCGAGTGCTACGAGCACAAGGGATCCATCGAGGCTGCACGGAGCACTTTCGACCCTGCCATTTGGATCGACGCCTGTTTGGAATTGGCTTGGCAGGACCTGCAGAGGCTATTCGGATCCAGAGGCAGACTCCCACATAAG TTCCACTTCCACGAGAGAAGCGCCGAGGAGAGCGAGGAAGACGAAGAGGCGAAAATGGCGCTCCTATGCTTCATGCTCGATCTCCGCAACATCCCCCCTCCCCTCTTCCGCGATCTCAAACAG CCAGTGTTTGCTGCAGCTCGCGAATCTCTACGTGGTGTCGTGGGGGAtaggggagagggagggggaggcggGTACGAAGGAGATTCTCGCCCTACGAGATCGGATAGGTTTGTGCTACATTGACAGAAGCAGGGCCCCTTCGTCCTCCGCCGAG GTGTGA
- the LOC109708001 gene encoding uncharacterized protein LOC109708001 isoform X2 yields the protein MDKSWISKPRNDNAYIDGVRNFIKFAMEKSSINGKILCPCRKCYNNSSFVPEVVEEHLVWNGFLLGYNVWVFHGESFVTSPSEIECPSFAPGSTNAQESSSRQDGLGGLLQDVFGIMGTNLNTEQVMNETIPNNLEECNDEASASGFLGEQNLNERSMHSSPSETIRYKNLVKDCDQELYPGCKNYSKISFILRLFHLKCLNGWSGKSFTMLLQLLKDSFPKGTSLPSSYYEAKKLIKELGLGYEKLHICPNDCMLYWGETMNQEYCNVCGSSRWTMNKDDDGGSDDLRRKKKPAKILRYFPLIPRLKRIYMSSKIASLMRWHDEGRIKDGILRHPADGLAWKSFDDHYLDFSSDPRSVRLGLASDGFNPFRTMSTTYSTWPVILIPYNLPPWLCMKQSSFILSMVIPGEKGPVPLPREKRRGERGRRRGENGAPMLHARSPQHPPSPLPRSQTVFAAARESLRGVVGDRGEGGGGGYEGDSRPTRSDRFVLH from the exons ATGGACAAAAGTTGGATAAGTAAGCCGAGAAATGATAATGCGTACATTGATGGtgttagaaattttattaaatttgctaTGGAAAAATCATCGATAAATGGCAAGATCTTATGCCCATGTCGAAAGTGTTACAACAATTCTTCTTTTGTTCCAGAAGTTGTCGAAGAACATTTAGTGTGGAACGGTTTTTTATTAGGTTACAATGTTTGGGTATTTCATGGAGAGTCATTTGTGACATCTCCAAGTGAAATCGAATGCCCTTCATTTGCTCCAGGGTCTACTAATGCACAAGAAAGTAGTTCAAGACAAGATGGTCTAGGAGGATTGCTACAAGATGTCTTTGGAATTATGGGTACTAATTTGAATACTGAACAAGTAATGAATGAGACTATTCCTAATAATTTAGAAGAATGTAATGACGAGGCGTCTGCTAGCGGATTTCTTGGTGAGCAAAATTTAAATGAGCGGTCAATGCATTCATCACCTAGTGAAACAATTCGATACAAAAACTTGGTGAAAGATTGTGATCAAGAATTATATCCAGGTTGTAAAAATTATTCCAAGATATCATTCATTCTCCGCTTATTCCACCTCAAATGCTTAAATGGGTGGTCTGGAAAATCCTTTACAATGTTGCTTCAATTATTAAAGGATTCATTTCCTAAAGGCACCTCTTTGCCGTCATCTTATTATGAAGCTAAAAAGCTAATAAAAGAATTGGGTCTTGGATATGAGAAGCTTCATATTTGCCCTAATGATTGTATGTTATATTGGGGTGAGACGATGAATCAAGAGTATTGTAATGTGTGTGGATCTTCACGGTGGACAATGAACaaagatgatgatggtggttCTGATGatttgagaagaaaaaaaaagccggCCAAAATATTACGCTATTTTCCTTTGATACCAAgattaaaaagaatttatatgtCATCTAAAATTGCTTCATTAATGAGATGGCATGATGAAGGTCGCATTAAAGATGGAATCTTGAGACACCCAGCAGATGGCCTCGCGTGGAAATCATTTGATGATCATTATCTTGATTTTTCTTCCGATCCTCGTAGTGTTAGACTTGGTCTTGCTAGCGATGGATTCAATCCTTTCCGAACAATGAGTACCACTTATAGCACTTGGCCGGTGATATTGATTCCTTATAATTTACCTCCGTGGTTATGTATGAAACAATCATCATTCATCCTATCAATGGTCATCCCCGGTGAAAAAGGTCCAG TTCCACTTCCACGAGAGAAGCGCCGAGGAGAGCGAGGAAGACGAAGAGGCGAAAATGGCGCTCCTATGCTTCATGCTCGATCTCCGCAACATCCCCCCTCCCCTCTTCCGCGATCTCAAACAG TGTTTGCTGCAGCTCGCGAATCTCTACGTGGTGTCGTGGGGGAtaggggagagggagggggaggcggGTACGAAGGAGATTCTCGCCCTACGAGATCGGATAGGTTTGTGCTACATTGA
- the LOC109708001 gene encoding uncharacterized protein LOC109708001 isoform X1: MDKSWISKPRNDNAYIDGVRNFIKFAMEKSSINGKILCPCRKCYNNSSFVPEVVEEHLVWNGFLLGYNVWVFHGESFVTSPSEIECPSFAPGSTNAQESSSRQDGLGGLLQDVFGIMGTNLNTEQVMNETIPNNLEECNDEASASGFLGEQNLNERSMHSSPSETIRYKNLVKDCDQELYPGCKNYSKISFILRLFHLKCLNGWSGKSFTMLLQLLKDSFPKGTSLPSSYYEAKKLIKELGLGYEKLHICPNDCMLYWGETMNQEYCNVCGSSRWTMNKDDDGGSDDLRRKKKPAKILRYFPLIPRLKRIYMSSKIASLMRWHDEGRIKDGILRHPADGLAWKSFDDHYLDFSSDPRSVRLGLASDGFNPFRTMSTTYSTWPVILIPYNLPPWLCMKQSSFILSMVIPGEKGPGNDIDIYLQPLIAELKQLWNGVDAFDASTKQNFIMKAALMWTINDFPAYANLSGWSTKGRVACPCCGVSTDSRWLKHSKKFCYMGHRRWLEPNHSFRYQQNQFDGTIELRSAPISPFGIDVLRQLEGTSYKYGKGSKSSKKRMREEVASSANQVVDEVGTTNQVRVFEDADEFIGDGHDTTRKDIIGGKNNVAINFITTI, encoded by the coding sequence ATGGACAAAAGTTGGATAAGTAAGCCGAGAAATGATAATGCGTACATTGATGGtgttagaaattttattaaatttgctaTGGAAAAATCATCGATAAATGGCAAGATCTTATGCCCATGTCGAAAGTGTTACAACAATTCTTCTTTTGTTCCAGAAGTTGTCGAAGAACATTTAGTGTGGAACGGTTTTTTATTAGGTTACAATGTTTGGGTATTTCATGGAGAGTCATTTGTGACATCTCCAAGTGAAATCGAATGCCCTTCATTTGCTCCAGGGTCTACTAATGCACAAGAAAGTAGTTCAAGACAAGATGGTCTAGGAGGATTGCTACAAGATGTCTTTGGAATTATGGGTACTAATTTGAATACTGAACAAGTAATGAATGAGACTATTCCTAATAATTTAGAAGAATGTAATGACGAGGCGTCTGCTAGCGGATTTCTTGGTGAGCAAAATTTAAATGAGCGGTCAATGCATTCATCACCTAGTGAAACAATTCGATACAAAAACTTGGTGAAAGATTGTGATCAAGAATTATATCCAGGTTGTAAAAATTATTCCAAGATATCATTCATTCTCCGCTTATTCCACCTCAAATGCTTAAATGGGTGGTCTGGAAAATCCTTTACAATGTTGCTTCAATTATTAAAGGATTCATTTCCTAAAGGCACCTCTTTGCCGTCATCTTATTATGAAGCTAAAAAGCTAATAAAAGAATTGGGTCTTGGATATGAGAAGCTTCATATTTGCCCTAATGATTGTATGTTATATTGGGGTGAGACGATGAATCAAGAGTATTGTAATGTGTGTGGATCTTCACGGTGGACAATGAACaaagatgatgatggtggttCTGATGatttgagaagaaaaaaaaagccggCCAAAATATTACGCTATTTTCCTTTGATACCAAgattaaaaagaatttatatgtCATCTAAAATTGCTTCATTAATGAGATGGCATGATGAAGGTCGCATTAAAGATGGAATCTTGAGACACCCAGCAGATGGCCTCGCGTGGAAATCATTTGATGATCATTATCTTGATTTTTCTTCCGATCCTCGTAGTGTTAGACTTGGTCTTGCTAGCGATGGATTCAATCCTTTCCGAACAATGAGTACCACTTATAGCACTTGGCCGGTGATATTGATTCCTTATAATTTACCTCCGTGGTTATGTATGAAACAATCATCATTCATCCTATCAATGGTCATCCCCGGTGAAAAAGGTCCAGGTAATGATATTGATATTTATTTGCAACCTTTAATAGCGGAGTTAAAACAATTATGGAATGGTGTTGATGCTTTTGATGCTTCTACTAAGCAAAACTTTATCATGAAAGCAGCTCTTATGTGGACTATTAATGATTTTCCTGCCTATGCTAATTTATCCGGTTGGAGCACAAAGGGGCGTGTTGCTTGCCCTTGTTGTGGGGTTTCAACCGATTCACGTTGGTTGAAGCATAGTAAGAAGTTTTGTTATATGGGTCATCGTCGATGGTTAGAACCAAATCATTCGTTTCGATATCAACAAAATCAATTTGATGGTACTATAGAGTTGCGTTCCGCTCCAATATCACCATTTGGAATTGATGTCCTAAGGCAACTAGAGGGCACAAGTTATAAATATGGCAAAGGCTCAAAATCTTCTAAGAAAAGGATGAGAGAGGAAGTTGCTAGTTCTGCAAATCAAGTAGTGGATGAAGTTGGCACTACAAATCAAGTAAGAGTGTTTGAAGATGCCGATGAGTTCATTGGGGATGGCCATGACACTACAAGAAAAGATATTATTGGTGGCAAAAATAATGTGGCGATAAATTTTATCACCACTATATAG
- the LOC109708001 gene encoding uncharacterized protein LOC109708001 isoform X3, whose translation MDKSWISKPRNDNAYIDGVRNFIKFAMEKSSINGKILCPCRKCYNNSSFVPEVVEEHLVWNGFLLGYNVWVFHGESFVTSPSEIECPSFAPGSTNAQESSSRQDGLGGLLQDVFGIMGTNLNTEQVMNETIPNNLEECNDEASASGFLGEQNLNERSMHSSPSETIRYKNLVKDCDQELYPGCKNYSKISFILRLFHLKCLNGWSGKSFTMLLQLLKDSFPKGTSLPSSYYEAKKLIKELGLGYEKLHICPNDCMLYWGETMNQEYCNVCGSSRWTMNKDDDGGSDDLRRKKKPAKILRYFPLIPRLKRIYMSSKIASLMRWHDEGRIKDGILRHPADGLAWKSFDDHYLDFSSDPRSVRLGLASDGFNPFRTMSTTYSTWPVILIPYNLPPWLCMKQSSFILSMVIPGEKGPVPLPREKRRGERGRRRGENGAPMLHARSPQHPPSPLPRSQTASVCCSSRISTWCRGG comes from the exons ATGGACAAAAGTTGGATAAGTAAGCCGAGAAATGATAATGCGTACATTGATGGtgttagaaattttattaaatttgctaTGGAAAAATCATCGATAAATGGCAAGATCTTATGCCCATGTCGAAAGTGTTACAACAATTCTTCTTTTGTTCCAGAAGTTGTCGAAGAACATTTAGTGTGGAACGGTTTTTTATTAGGTTACAATGTTTGGGTATTTCATGGAGAGTCATTTGTGACATCTCCAAGTGAAATCGAATGCCCTTCATTTGCTCCAGGGTCTACTAATGCACAAGAAAGTAGTTCAAGACAAGATGGTCTAGGAGGATTGCTACAAGATGTCTTTGGAATTATGGGTACTAATTTGAATACTGAACAAGTAATGAATGAGACTATTCCTAATAATTTAGAAGAATGTAATGACGAGGCGTCTGCTAGCGGATTTCTTGGTGAGCAAAATTTAAATGAGCGGTCAATGCATTCATCACCTAGTGAAACAATTCGATACAAAAACTTGGTGAAAGATTGTGATCAAGAATTATATCCAGGTTGTAAAAATTATTCCAAGATATCATTCATTCTCCGCTTATTCCACCTCAAATGCTTAAATGGGTGGTCTGGAAAATCCTTTACAATGTTGCTTCAATTATTAAAGGATTCATTTCCTAAAGGCACCTCTTTGCCGTCATCTTATTATGAAGCTAAAAAGCTAATAAAAGAATTGGGTCTTGGATATGAGAAGCTTCATATTTGCCCTAATGATTGTATGTTATATTGGGGTGAGACGATGAATCAAGAGTATTGTAATGTGTGTGGATCTTCACGGTGGACAATGAACaaagatgatgatggtggttCTGATGatttgagaagaaaaaaaaagccggCCAAAATATTACGCTATTTTCCTTTGATACCAAgattaaaaagaatttatatgtCATCTAAAATTGCTTCATTAATGAGATGGCATGATGAAGGTCGCATTAAAGATGGAATCTTGAGACACCCAGCAGATGGCCTCGCGTGGAAATCATTTGATGATCATTATCTTGATTTTTCTTCCGATCCTCGTAGTGTTAGACTTGGTCTTGCTAGCGATGGATTCAATCCTTTCCGAACAATGAGTACCACTTATAGCACTTGGCCGGTGATATTGATTCCTTATAATTTACCTCCGTGGTTATGTATGAAACAATCATCATTCATCCTATCAATGGTCATCCCCGGTGAAAAAGGTCCAG TTCCACTTCCACGAGAGAAGCGCCGAGGAGAGCGAGGAAGACGAAGAGGCGAAAATGGCGCTCCTATGCTTCATGCTCGATCTCCGCAACATCCCCCCTCCCCTCTTCCGCGATCTCAAACAG CCAGTGTTTGCTGCAGCTCGCGAATCTCTACGTGGTGTCGTGGGGGAtag
- the LOC109708001 gene encoding uncharacterized protein LOC109708001 isoform X4, with protein sequence MDKSWISKPRNDNAYIDGVRNFIKFAMEKSSINGKILCPCRKCYNNSSFVPEVVEEHLVWNGFLLGYNVWVFHGESFVTSPSEIECPSFAPGSTNAQESSSRQDGLGGLLQDVFGIMGTNLNTEQVMNETIPNNLEECNDEASASGFLGEQNLNERSMHSSPSETIRYKNLVKDCDQELYPGCKNYSKISFILRLFHLKCLNGWSGKSFTMLLQLLKDSFPKGTSLPSSYYEAKKLIKELGLGYEKLHICPNDCMLYWGETMNQEYCNVCGSSRWTMNKDDDGGSDDLRRKKKPAKILRYFPLIPRLKRIYMSSKIASLMRWHDEGRIKDGILRHPADGLAWKSFDDHYLDFSSDPRSVRLGLASDGFNPFRTMSTTYSTWPVILIPYNLPPWLCMKQSSFILSMVIPGEKGPGVIVGTSYVVTPSSHDIEATLDECD encoded by the exons ATGGACAAAAGTTGGATAAGTAAGCCGAGAAATGATAATGCGTACATTGATGGtgttagaaattttattaaatttgctaTGGAAAAATCATCGATAAATGGCAAGATCTTATGCCCATGTCGAAAGTGTTACAACAATTCTTCTTTTGTTCCAGAAGTTGTCGAAGAACATTTAGTGTGGAACGGTTTTTTATTAGGTTACAATGTTTGGGTATTTCATGGAGAGTCATTTGTGACATCTCCAAGTGAAATCGAATGCCCTTCATTTGCTCCAGGGTCTACTAATGCACAAGAAAGTAGTTCAAGACAAGATGGTCTAGGAGGATTGCTACAAGATGTCTTTGGAATTATGGGTACTAATTTGAATACTGAACAAGTAATGAATGAGACTATTCCTAATAATTTAGAAGAATGTAATGACGAGGCGTCTGCTAGCGGATTTCTTGGTGAGCAAAATTTAAATGAGCGGTCAATGCATTCATCACCTAGTGAAACAATTCGATACAAAAACTTGGTGAAAGATTGTGATCAAGAATTATATCCAGGTTGTAAAAATTATTCCAAGATATCATTCATTCTCCGCTTATTCCACCTCAAATGCTTAAATGGGTGGTCTGGAAAATCCTTTACAATGTTGCTTCAATTATTAAAGGATTCATTTCCTAAAGGCACCTCTTTGCCGTCATCTTATTATGAAGCTAAAAAGCTAATAAAAGAATTGGGTCTTGGATATGAGAAGCTTCATATTTGCCCTAATGATTGTATGTTATATTGGGGTGAGACGATGAATCAAGAGTATTGTAATGTGTGTGGATCTTCACGGTGGACAATGAACaaagatgatgatggtggttCTGATGatttgagaagaaaaaaaaagccggCCAAAATATTACGCTATTTTCCTTTGATACCAAgattaaaaagaatttatatgtCATCTAAAATTGCTTCATTAATGAGATGGCATGATGAAGGTCGCATTAAAGATGGAATCTTGAGACACCCAGCAGATGGCCTCGCGTGGAAATCATTTGATGATCATTATCTTGATTTTTCTTCCGATCCTCGTAGTGTTAGACTTGGTCTTGCTAGCGATGGATTCAATCCTTTCCGAACAATGAGTACCACTTATAGCACTTGGCCGGTGATATTGATTCCTTATAATTTACCTCCGTGGTTATGTATGAAACAATCATCATTCATCCTATCAATGGTCATCCCCGGTGAAAAAGGTCCAG GTGTGATAGTGGGGACATCCTATGTGGTTACTCCCAGTTCTCATGACATTGAAGCTACCCTGGATGAATGTGATTAG